One region of Bradyrhizobium betae genomic DNA includes:
- the moaB gene encoding molybdenum cofactor biosynthesis protein B, producing the protein MASIDESKQFIPLNIAVLTVSDTRALADDKSGQTLADRVTEAGHHLAAREIVTDDVEAIRAVIRRWIADAGIDVVITTGGTGFTGRDVTPEAIEPLFEKRMDGFSIAFHMMSHAKIGTSTIQSRATAGVAGATYIFCLPGSPGACRDGWDGILRPQLDYRTRPCNFVEIMPRLDEHLRRPKAQGATV; encoded by the coding sequence ATGGCCTCCATCGACGAGTCAAAACAGTTCATCCCGCTCAACATCGCGGTGCTCACCGTCTCCGACACGCGTGCGCTTGCCGATGACAAATCCGGTCAGACGCTGGCCGATCGTGTCACCGAGGCGGGCCATCACCTTGCCGCGCGCGAGATCGTCACCGACGATGTCGAGGCGATCCGGGCCGTGATCCGCCGCTGGATCGCGGATGCCGGCATCGACGTCGTCATCACCACCGGCGGCACCGGTTTCACGGGGCGCGATGTCACGCCCGAGGCGATCGAGCCGTTGTTCGAGAAGCGCATGGACGGCTTTTCGATCGCCTTCCACATGATGAGTCACGCCAAGATCGGAACGTCGACGATCCAGAGCCGCGCCACCGCGGGCGTTGCGGGCGCGACCTACATCTTCTGCCTGCCCGGTTCGCCCGGCGCCTGCCGCGACGGCTGGGACGGCATCCTCAGACCCCAGCTCGACTACCGCACGCGTCCCTGCAATTTCGTCGAGATCATGCCGCGGCTGGACGAACATCTGCGCAGACCCAAGGCGCAGGGCGCGACGGTGTAA
- a CDS encoding neutral zinc metallopeptidase, producing MRYDDFRRSDDIEDRRDDGGGGGGGGGFGLPMGGGGLGIGTIIVLGLIGYAFGIDPRILIGGAEILTGGGQAPSYQTDRQSTSAKRGAPTDEMGSMISGILGEIDDRWSEIFQASGQNYTGPKIVLFRNATNGGRCGMAQSAMGPFYCPPDRTIFLDTGFFREVETRFRGCSGKSACDFTTAYIIAHEAGHHIQNLLGIIPRVTRMQQQAGSKAEANALQVKVELQADCLSGVWVNREAKKRPNFLEQGDIDAALTTASAIGDDTLQRQSTGRVVPDSFTHGSAAQRKQWFMTGYQQGTVQACNTFGSGS from the coding sequence ATGCGCTACGATGATTTCCGCCGCAGCGACGACATCGAAGATCGTCGCGATGATGGTGGCGGCGGCGGTGGCGGGGGCGGGTTCGGCCTGCCGATGGGCGGCGGCGGGCTCGGCATCGGCACCATCATCGTGCTCGGCCTGATCGGCTACGCTTTCGGCATCGATCCGCGCATCCTGATCGGCGGCGCCGAGATCCTCACCGGCGGCGGCCAGGCGCCCAGCTACCAGACCGATCGCCAGTCGACCTCGGCCAAGCGCGGCGCGCCGACCGACGAGATGGGCAGCATGATCTCCGGCATCCTCGGCGAGATCGACGATCGCTGGAGCGAGATCTTCCAGGCCAGCGGCCAGAACTACACCGGTCCGAAGATCGTCCTGTTCCGCAACGCCACCAATGGCGGCCGCTGCGGCATGGCGCAGTCGGCGATGGGGCCGTTCTATTGTCCGCCCGACCGGACCATCTTCCTCGACACCGGCTTCTTCCGCGAGGTCGAGACGCGCTTTCGCGGCTGCTCCGGCAAGTCGGCATGCGATTTCACCACCGCCTACATCATCGCGCACGAGGCCGGCCATCACATCCAGAACCTGCTCGGCATCATTCCGCGCGTGACGCGGATGCAGCAGCAGGCCGGCAGCAAGGCCGAAGCCAATGCGCTCCAGGTCAAGGTGGAGTTGCAGGCCGACTGCCTGTCCGGCGTCTGGGTCAATCGCGAGGCGAAGAAGCGGCCGAACTTCCTCGAGCAGGGCGACATCGACGCCGCGCTGACCACGGCCAGCGCGATCGGCGACGACACGCTGCAGCGCCAGTCCACGGGACGCGTCGTGCCCGATTCCTTCACCCACGGCTCTGCGGCGCAGCGCAAGCAGTGGTTCATGACCGGCTACCAGCAGGGCACGGTGCAGGCCTGCAACACGTTTGGCAGCGGATCGTAA
- a CDS encoding site-specific DNA-methyltransferase has product MVESRRGASARAPRTNFESSSHRIILGDCVAEMSKLQAGSVDLVFADPPYNLQLKGDLKRPDESHVDAVNDDWDKFDSFSAYDDFTRAWLLAARRAMKPSATIWVIGSYHNIFRVGAIMQDLGFWLLNDIVWRKSNPMPNFRGRRFTNAHETMIWAARDEKAKGYTFNYEALKAANEDVQARSDWLIPLCTGEERLKGADGKKVHPTQKPEGLLARVLLSSSKPGDLVIDPFNGTGTTGAVAKRLGRSYIGFERDKTYAKAAEARIAKVEPLPEASLAPFMTAREAPRVAFSELIERGMIMPGAKLFDAKKKFGALVRADGAIMFGDKVGSIHRMGAVAQGAQACNGWTFWHVETKKGLKLIDELRAEIRAGMGAE; this is encoded by the coding sequence ATGGTAGAGTCGCGTCGCGGGGCGTCTGCAAGGGCGCCCCGCACAAATTTCGAGTCCTCGTCGCATCGCATCATCCTCGGTGATTGCGTCGCCGAGATGTCGAAGCTTCAGGCTGGTTCGGTCGATCTGGTGTTCGCAGATCCGCCCTACAACCTCCAGCTCAAGGGCGATCTCAAGCGCCCCGACGAATCCCATGTCGATGCCGTCAACGACGACTGGGACAAGTTCGACTCATTCTCCGCCTATGACGATTTCACCCGCGCCTGGCTGCTTGCCGCCCGCCGCGCGATGAAGCCGTCGGCGACGATCTGGGTGATCGGCTCCTATCACAACATCTTCCGCGTCGGCGCGATCATGCAGGACCTCGGCTTCTGGCTCCTGAACGACATCGTCTGGCGCAAGTCGAACCCGATGCCGAATTTCCGTGGCCGCCGCTTCACCAATGCGCACGAGACCATGATCTGGGCCGCGCGCGACGAGAAAGCCAAGGGCTACACGTTCAACTACGAGGCGCTGAAGGCCGCGAACGAGGACGTGCAGGCACGCTCCGACTGGCTGATTCCGCTCTGCACCGGCGAGGAGCGCCTCAAGGGCGCCGACGGCAAGAAAGTGCATCCGACGCAGAAGCCCGAAGGCCTGCTCGCGCGCGTGCTGCTGTCGTCGTCGAAGCCCGGCGATCTCGTCATCGACCCCTTCAACGGCACCGGCACCACCGGCGCGGTCGCAAAACGCCTCGGCCGCTCCTATATCGGCTTCGAGCGCGACAAGACCTATGCGAAGGCGGCGGAAGCGCGCATCGCCAAGGTCGAGCCGCTGCCGGAAGCAAGCCTCGCCCCGTTCATGACCGCCCGCGAAGCCCCGCGGGTGGCGTTCTCCGAGCTGATCGAGCGCGGCATGATCATGCCCGGCGCAAAGCTGTTCGACGCCAAGAAGAAGTTCGGCGCGCTGGTCCGTGCCGACGGCGCCATCATGTTCGGCGACAAGGTCGGCTCGATCCACCGCATGGGCGCCGTGGCGCAAGGCGCGCAAGCCTGCAACGGCTGGACCTTCTGGCATGTCGAGACCAAGAAGGGCCTCAAGCTGATCGACGAGCTGCGCGCCGAGATCCGCGCCGGCATGGGCGCGGAATAG
- a CDS encoding glutathione S-transferase family protein has product MLKFYFNGSPNPTKVALYLEEAGLPFEPVKIDTRKGEQFAPDYLKINPNGKVPAIDDGGTIVFDSNAILLYLAEKTGKFLPAASVRGETLSWLMFIATGVGPYSGQAVHFKHFAPKDQNHDYAHNRYQYETDRHYKILDGHLEGRRYMVGDSYSIVDMALWGWARMLPFKLGDDAFARYPNVKRLVDEISARPAASRAIALKDKFTFKAEMDDEARANMFRHMATKVA; this is encoded by the coding sequence ATGCTCAAATTCTATTTCAACGGATCGCCGAACCCGACCAAGGTCGCGCTTTATCTCGAAGAGGCCGGTCTGCCCTTCGAGCCGGTGAAGATCGACACCCGCAAGGGCGAGCAGTTCGCGCCTGACTATCTGAAGATCAATCCGAACGGCAAGGTGCCGGCGATCGACGACGGCGGCACCATCGTGTTCGACTCCAATGCCATCCTGCTCTATCTCGCCGAGAAGACCGGCAAATTCCTGCCCGCCGCCAGCGTGCGCGGCGAGACGCTGTCATGGCTGATGTTCATCGCCACCGGCGTCGGGCCCTATTCGGGCCAGGCCGTGCACTTCAAGCACTTTGCGCCAAAGGACCAGAACCACGACTACGCCCATAACCGCTACCAGTACGAGACCGATCGCCACTACAAGATTCTCGACGGTCATCTCGAAGGCCGCCGCTACATGGTCGGCGACAGCTATTCGATCGTCGACATGGCGCTGTGGGGCTGGGCGCGGATGCTGCCGTTCAAGCTCGGCGACGACGCCTTTGCGCGATACCCGAACGTGAAGCGGCTGGTGGACGAAATCTCGGCGCGGCCGGCAGCTAGCCGCGCGATCGCGCTGAAGGACAAGTTCACCTTCAAGGCCGAGATGGACGACGAGGCGCGCGCCAACATGTTCAGGCACATGGCGACCAAGGTCGCCTGA
- a CDS encoding methyl-accepting chemotaxis protein: MPNFRLRIRGRLYAGFMALVVVGLVMAVVAVWNLRAVQYQVAKASAFSDSTARVLEISTHLQAIQRANLRYIYDANEPAMREAAERETAATELLQVGAKGTLSEERRKLYNDLIADIAKMRSLRDNLGDAVNEARTGKATLLPSGDELTVKMGKLVDTARAAVDEDTAALVADLESRLLLVQIANWRFLALRDTKGPANFRTNVDRAMQRLTAIEKSPQATELRTTLAPVKTSLGIYKSAFETTSAAMLQADEIYHKNLAPLIVDSIAKLKVAETALKKDYKDSRAIAEAVIDGTTTIQEIAGGLAILFGVIVAFLIARSIVGPLTSMTRAMGLLAGGNLEVEIPGRGKADEIGDMAKAIEVFKTNMIDTERMRAEQVEVEARQAESRKADMVRLADRFEQAVGEIVNTVSSASHQLEASAGTLTSTATRAQDLSNEVASASQEATANVQAVASATEELSSSVSEIARQVQESARIAGEAVGQASRTNERVSELSKAAARIGDVVELISTIAGQTNLLALNATIEAARAGEAGRGFAVVASEVKALAEQTAKATGEIAQQVSGIQAATEESVGSIREISGTIARLSEISSTVAAAVEEQGAATQEISRNVQQAAHGTQRVSTNIGDVQRGASETGSASSQVLSAARSLSSDSNRLKQEVANFLNSVHAA, from the coding sequence ATGCCGAACTTTCGTTTGCGGATCAGGGGACGCCTGTACGCAGGCTTCATGGCCTTGGTGGTGGTTGGTCTCGTGATGGCGGTGGTCGCCGTCTGGAATTTGCGGGCAGTGCAGTACCAGGTCGCAAAGGCCTCGGCGTTTTCGGACAGCACGGCGCGGGTGCTGGAGATCTCGACCCACCTTCAGGCGATCCAGCGCGCCAATCTGCGCTACATCTACGACGCCAACGAGCCTGCGATGCGGGAAGCGGCGGAGCGCGAGACGGCGGCGACCGAGCTGTTGCAGGTTGGGGCGAAGGGAACGCTCTCCGAGGAGCGGCGCAAGCTCTACAACGACCTGATCGCCGACATCGCCAAAATGCGAAGCCTGCGTGACAATCTCGGCGATGCCGTCAACGAGGCGAGAACGGGCAAGGCCACCCTGTTGCCGAGCGGCGACGAATTGACCGTCAAGATGGGCAAGCTGGTCGATACGGCGCGTGCCGCCGTTGACGAAGACACCGCGGCCCTCGTTGCGGATCTCGAATCCAGGCTGCTCCTCGTCCAGATCGCCAACTGGCGCTTCCTGGCCCTGCGCGACACCAAGGGGCCCGCCAACTTCAGGACGAATGTGGACCGGGCCATGCAGCGGCTCACGGCGATCGAAAAGAGCCCGCAGGCGACGGAGTTGCGAACCACGCTCGCACCGGTGAAGACCTCGCTCGGGATCTACAAATCCGCGTTCGAGACCACGTCCGCCGCGATGCTCCAGGCCGACGAGATCTACCACAAGAACCTCGCGCCCCTCATCGTGGACAGCATCGCCAAGCTGAAGGTGGCGGAAACCGCCTTGAAGAAGGACTACAAGGATTCGCGCGCCATCGCCGAAGCTGTGATCGACGGTACGACGACCATCCAGGAGATCGCGGGCGGGCTCGCCATCCTGTTCGGCGTGATCGTCGCCTTCCTGATCGCCCGCAGCATCGTGGGTCCGTTGACCTCGATGACGCGCGCGATGGGGCTGCTTGCCGGTGGCAATCTCGAGGTCGAGATCCCCGGGCGCGGCAAGGCCGACGAGATCGGCGACATGGCCAAGGCGATCGAGGTGTTCAAGACCAACATGATCGACACCGAGCGCATGCGCGCGGAGCAGGTGGAGGTCGAGGCGCGGCAGGCGGAAAGCCGCAAGGCGGACATGGTCCGGCTGGCCGACCGGTTCGAGCAGGCGGTTGGTGAGATCGTCAACACCGTGTCGTCGGCGTCGCACCAGCTCGAGGCGTCTGCCGGAACGCTCACATCGACCGCGACGCGTGCGCAGGATCTGTCCAACGAGGTCGCCTCTGCATCGCAGGAAGCCACGGCCAATGTGCAGGCCGTTGCCTCGGCGACGGAGGAACTGTCCTCCTCGGTCTCGGAGATCGCGCGCCAGGTGCAGGAATCCGCCCGCATCGCCGGCGAGGCCGTGGGGCAGGCGAGCAGGACCAACGAGCGCGTCAGCGAGTTGTCCAAGGCGGCCGCCCGCATCGGCGATGTGGTCGAGCTGATCAGCACCATCGCCGGCCAGACCAACCTGCTGGCGCTCAACGCCACCATCGAGGCCGCGCGCGCGGGCGAAGCCGGCCGCGGCTTTGCCGTGGTCGCTTCCGAGGTCAAGGCGCTGGCCGAGCAGACCGCGAAGGCGACCGGCGAGATCGCCCAGCAGGTCTCCGGCATCCAGGCCGCGACCGAGGAGTCGGTCGGCTCCATCCGGGAAATCAGCGGCACCATCGCGCGGCTGTCGGAAATCTCGTCGACGGTTGCGGCGGCGGTGGAAGAGCAGGGCGCCGCGACGCAGGAAATTTCCCGTAACGTCCAGCAGGCCGCTCACGGCACGCAGCGGGTGTCGACCAATATCGGCGACGTGCAGCGCGGCGCGTCCGAGACCGGCTCGGCTTCCTCGCAGGTGCTCTCGGCGGCGCGCTCGCTGTCTTCCGACAGCAACCGGTTGAAGCAGGAAGTCGCCAACTTCCTGAACTCGGTCCACGCCGCCTAA
- a CDS encoding HWE histidine kinase domain-containing protein yields MNEAVNLTNCDREPIHIPGSVQPFGFLLTLLSDFTICMTSENANSFLAADIADIADILQRPLSDFFSGAAIDMIRNHVDQLSGPDATERVFGVEIQSGKPLYDLSIHFSGVYLVVEAEPSVIEPDVNSGELVRLMLERIRKTRGMTELAREAARQLKVLSGFDRVMVYQFHPDGSGEVIAEAAEAGLERFLGLHYPASDIPRQARVLYERNWLRIIADINAKPAALFSTPTHNVGLLDLSMSVLRSVSPIHIEYLRNMGVGASMSVSILRDGKLWGLFACHHYSPRYISFEKRTASELFGQMFSWIVEGREREGGVAYEARAHKVQERLIETAATHEHSRRAIVDFVGDYRRMIECDGVAVWSDNKITLDGETPTEEEVKELVTFINRTSPGRIFASAEIAKVYAAGQSFRDRAAGFLAIPISRTPRDCLIFFRREVLRSINWAGAPEKVYEEGPSGPRLTPRKSFELWQETVAGQSKPWSAADIRIAESLRVTLLEVILKLSDLAARERRGAQERQELMIAELNHRVRNILSLVRALVAQSKDTAKNVEEFASVLGGRIQALARAHDQITNLNWAPVALRMLLQSEAGAYLGARADRVKIDGPDVSLDPRAFATLALVVHEMMTNSAKYGALADSTGQVEVAWRIDPNSSLEIEWKESGGPPVQPPSRRGFGTTIIERSVPYDLKGEAEIRFDLLGVQAKFIIPPNFVELVPSIAGAAMRVEEQQSTRPRISDTALIVEDNLIIAMAAEVILLDLGARHVDTAASVDQALRAIERTRPSFALLDLNLGNESSIKVAQKLKEIGVPFMFATGYGERAPIPVDLASAPVVQKPYTLEVVENALGKLMPAGS; encoded by the coding sequence ATGAACGAGGCGGTCAATCTCACCAATTGCGATCGCGAGCCGATCCATATCCCCGGCAGCGTGCAGCCGTTCGGCTTCCTGCTGACGCTGCTGTCCGATTTCACCATCTGCATGACCTCGGAAAACGCCAACAGCTTTCTTGCGGCCGACATCGCCGACATCGCCGACATCCTGCAGCGACCGCTGTCCGATTTCTTTTCAGGAGCCGCGATCGACATGATTCGCAATCATGTCGACCAGCTGAGCGGTCCTGACGCGACCGAGCGCGTGTTCGGCGTCGAGATCCAGTCCGGCAAGCCGCTCTACGATCTCTCGATCCATTTCTCCGGCGTTTATCTCGTCGTCGAGGCCGAGCCCAGCGTGATCGAGCCCGACGTCAATTCCGGCGAGCTCGTGCGCCTGATGCTCGAACGGATCCGCAAGACCCGCGGCATGACGGAGCTGGCCCGCGAGGCCGCGCGCCAGCTCAAGGTGTTGTCCGGATTCGATCGCGTCATGGTCTACCAGTTTCACCCGGACGGATCGGGCGAGGTGATCGCGGAAGCGGCGGAAGCCGGGCTCGAACGGTTTCTCGGATTGCACTATCCGGCGTCCGACATCCCCCGGCAGGCGCGCGTCCTCTATGAGCGCAACTGGCTGCGCATCATCGCCGACATCAACGCAAAGCCGGCCGCGCTGTTCTCTACTCCCACGCACAATGTGGGGCTGCTCGATCTCTCCATGAGCGTGCTGCGCTCGGTCTCGCCAATCCACATCGAATATCTGCGCAACATGGGCGTCGGCGCATCGATGTCGGTGTCGATCCTGCGCGACGGCAAGCTCTGGGGCCTGTTTGCCTGCCATCATTACTCGCCGCGCTACATCTCCTTCGAGAAGCGCACGGCCTCCGAGCTGTTCGGGCAGATGTTCTCCTGGATCGTCGAGGGACGGGAGCGTGAGGGCGGTGTCGCCTACGAGGCCCGCGCCCACAAGGTTCAGGAGCGGCTGATCGAGACCGCCGCGACCCACGAACACAGCCGCCGCGCGATCGTCGATTTCGTCGGCGACTATCGCAGGATGATCGAATGCGACGGCGTCGCGGTCTGGTCCGACAACAAGATCACGCTCGACGGCGAAACGCCGACCGAGGAGGAAGTGAAGGAGCTGGTCACCTTCATCAACCGGACTTCGCCGGGGCGCATCTTCGCCAGCGCCGAGATCGCCAAGGTCTACGCGGCCGGCCAGTCCTTCCGGGACCGGGCCGCGGGCTTCCTCGCGATCCCGATTTCGCGGACCCCGCGCGATTGCCTGATCTTCTTCCGGCGCGAAGTGCTGCGGTCGATCAACTGGGCCGGCGCCCCCGAGAAGGTCTACGAGGAGGGCCCGAGCGGGCCGCGCCTGACGCCGCGCAAGAGTTTCGAGCTCTGGCAGGAGACCGTGGCAGGCCAGTCGAAACCGTGGTCGGCGGCCGATATCCGCATCGCCGAGAGCCTTCGCGTCACATTGCTCGAGGTGATCCTGAAACTGTCCGATCTCGCTGCCCGCGAGCGCCGTGGCGCGCAGGAGCGGCAGGAGCTGATGATCGCCGAGCTCAATCATCGTGTCCGCAACATCCTCAGCCTGGTCCGCGCGCTGGTGGCGCAGAGCAAGGACACTGCCAAGAACGTCGAGGAGTTCGCCAGTGTGCTCGGTGGCCGCATCCAGGCGCTGGCACGTGCCCACGACCAGATCACCAATCTCAACTGGGCGCCGGTGGCGCTGCGCATGCTGCTCCAATCCGAGGCAGGCGCCTATCTCGGCGCGCGCGCGGACCGCGTGAAGATCGACGGGCCGGACGTGTCGCTAGATCCCAGGGCGTTCGCGACGCTGGCGCTCGTCGTCCACGAGATGATGACCAATTCCGCCAAATATGGCGCGCTCGCCGATTCGACCGGTCAGGTCGAGGTGGCGTGGCGTATCGACCCGAATTCGAGCCTCGAGATCGAATGGAAGGAGAGCGGCGGTCCGCCGGTGCAGCCGCCGTCACGCCGCGGCTTCGGGACCACGATCATCGAGCGCTCCGTGCCGTACGACCTCAAGGGCGAGGCCGAGATTCGTTTCGACCTGCTCGGGGTGCAGGCGAAGTTCATCATTCCACCAAACTTCGTCGAGTTGGTGCCATCGATCGCAGGAGCCGCAATGCGCGTAGAAGAACAGCAATCCACCCGTCCGCGGATTTCCGACACGGCGCTGATCGTCGAGGACAATCTCATTATCGCTATGGCGGCTGAGGTCATTCTGCTTGATCTCGGCGCACGCCACGTCGATACCGCGGCGAGCGTCGACCAGGCGCTGCGAGCGATCGAGCGGACGCGTCCGAGCTTCGCGTTGCTCGACCTCAATCTCGGCAACGAGAGCAGCATCAAGGTGGCGCAGAAGCTGAAGGAGATCGGCGTACCCTTCATGTTCGCGACCGGCTATGGCGAGCGCGCGCCGATCCCGGTGGATCTGGCCTCGGCGCCGGTGGTCCAGAAGCCCTACACGCTGGAAGTGGTCGAAAATGCGCTCGGCAAATTGATGCCGGCAGGCAGCTAA
- a CDS encoding biliverdin-producing heme oxygenase produces the protein MLAGASDVSTHVGRSFSGLRERLRDATAAEHRDLDAQLTSFDLTTMSGYRRFLQASAGALLPLEAALVRAGVARMFPDWPVRSRSAAIAADLARLGSAAQSTVPVQPLTRSGVFGTMYVLEGSRLGAKFLLRTVADAADPRIGEATTYLAHGAGQRLWQSFLATLASEQACDEDEAIESACAAFAAFEQAADRA, from the coding sequence ATGCTGGCTGGGGCTTCGGACGTTTCGACACATGTGGGCCGCAGCTTCTCCGGACTCCGCGAAAGACTAAGAGACGCCACCGCGGCTGAGCACCGGGACCTCGATGCGCAGCTGACGTCGTTCGATCTCACCACCATGTCCGGCTATCGTCGCTTCCTGCAAGCCAGTGCCGGCGCGCTTCTGCCGCTCGAGGCGGCGCTCGTCAGGGCAGGCGTTGCCAGAATGTTTCCGGATTGGCCGGTGCGGTCGCGCAGCGCCGCGATTGCGGCCGATCTCGCACGGCTCGGCAGCGCCGCGCAATCCACGGTGCCGGTGCAGCCCCTGACGCGCAGCGGCGTGTTTGGCACGATGTATGTGCTGGAGGGCTCGCGGCTCGGCGCCAAATTCCTGCTCAGGACGGTCGCCGACGCGGCGGATCCGCGCATCGGCGAGGCCACAACCTATCTCGCCCATGGCGCCGGCCAGCGGCTCTGGCAGAGCTTTCTGGCGACGCTTGCATCCGAACAGGCCTGCGACGAGGACGAAGCGATCGAGTCGGCATGCGCGGCCTTTGCCGCGTTCGAGCAGGCGGCGGACCGCGCATGA
- a CDS encoding DUF1127 domain-containing protein, with the protein MVVRAWRALIEMVGIGRERSRARYQLAAMTERELLDCGMTRSEIEYELRRPRRRG; encoded by the coding sequence ATGGTCGTGCGGGCCTGGCGGGCGCTGATCGAGATGGTTGGGATCGGGCGGGAGCGGTCCCGGGCCCGGTATCAGCTCGCAGCCATGACTGAACGGGAGCTGCTGGACTGCGGGATGACCCGGTCCGAGATTGAGTACGAGCTGAGGAGGCCCCGTCGGCGAGGCTAG
- a CDS encoding nuclear transport factor 2 family protein: MSASANKKLMQDIFAAAADPDPAARDRALFTASLADDAKWVVTGQYSWSRTFSGKQSILNDLHAYVRTRLADRTRTVAHRFIADGDVVVVEAKGDNVTPEGVRYDNDYCLVFRFEDGRIKEIREYCDSILTEKALGPFPQTPVRPAG, encoded by the coding sequence ATGAGCGCGAGCGCCAACAAGAAACTGATGCAGGATATCTTTGCCGCCGCCGCCGATCCCGATCCGGCCGCGCGCGACCGCGCTTTGTTCACCGCAAGCCTTGCCGATGACGCAAAATGGGTCGTGACCGGCCAGTATTCCTGGTCGCGCACCTTTTCCGGCAAGCAGTCGATCCTCAACGATCTGCACGCCTATGTGCGTACCCGCCTGGCCGACCGGACCCGGACGGTCGCTCACCGCTTCATCGCCGACGGCGACGTCGTCGTGGTGGAGGCCAAGGGCGACAACGTCACGCCGGAGGGCGTCCGCTACGACAACGACTATTGTCTGGTGTTTCGTTTCGAGGACGGCAGGATCAAGGAGATCCGGGAATACTGCGACTCGATCCTGACCGAGAAGGCGCTGGGGCCTTTTCCGCAGACACCCGTAAGGCCCGCGGGCTGA
- a CDS encoding LysR family transcriptional regulator, which produces MNLHSLDLNLLTALDALLREVNVSRAALRIGLSQPATSHALQRLRDIFGDPLLVRTGARMELTPRAQALRAPLAQALDQVRGLFVPEEFDAARSERQFRLMMPDLAVELLMPPLMEKVTRAAPNVRIDVVPWRGPTIFHAEFARTIDLVISIGNAFKGFHRQLLYTDSDALAVRRGHPMAAKLKRRETFLAARHVGVIIRGQPEDLIDTWLRTKGIERHISLVVPGYLEALHVAARTDLVAFVPRRLIAALSRQFGLVAVTPPLDPGIDEQFMFHPTRAQMDPGSVWLRRLVLETGRELEKKERRAG; this is translated from the coding sequence ATGAATTTGCATTCACTGGATTTGAACCTGCTGACCGCGCTCGACGCCCTGCTGCGCGAGGTCAATGTCAGCCGCGCGGCCCTGAGGATCGGCCTATCGCAACCGGCGACGAGCCACGCGCTCCAGCGCCTGCGCGACATCTTTGGCGACCCGCTTCTGGTGCGCACCGGCGCCCGGATGGAGCTGACGCCGCGGGCACAGGCGCTGCGCGCGCCGCTGGCACAGGCACTAGACCAGGTACGCGGACTGTTCGTGCCGGAGGAGTTCGATGCCGCGCGCAGCGAGCGGCAGTTCCGCCTGATGATGCCGGATCTCGCGGTCGAGCTGCTGATGCCGCCGCTGATGGAGAAGGTGACGCGAGCCGCGCCGAATGTCCGCATCGACGTCGTGCCGTGGCGGGGGCCCACGATCTTCCATGCCGAATTCGCCCGCACCATCGACCTCGTGATCTCGATCGGCAACGCTTTCAAGGGCTTTCACCGCCAATTGCTCTACACTGACAGCGACGCGCTGGCGGTGCGGCGCGGCCATCCGATGGCTGCGAAGCTGAAGCGGCGCGAGACCTTCCTGGCCGCGCGGCATGTCGGCGTGATCATTCGCGGCCAGCCTGAGGACCTGATCGACACCTGGCTGCGCACCAAGGGCATCGAGCGGCACATTTCGCTGGTGGTGCCGGGCTATCTCGAAGCGCTGCACGTCGCCGCCCGCACCGACCTCGTCGCCTTCGTGCCGCGCCGGCTGATCGCGGCGCTGTCCAGGCAATTCGGCCTGGTCGCGGTGACGCCGCCGCTCGACCCCGGCATCGACGAGCAGTTCATGTTCCATCCGACCCGCGCGCAGATGGACCCGGGCTCGGTCTGGCTGCGGCGGCTGGTGCTGGAGACGGGACGGGAGCTGGAGAAGAAAGAACGGCGTGCTGGGTAG
- a CDS encoding glutathione S-transferase family protein: protein MLKLYYATGTCALATYMTLEEAGADYTAERLSFKDNQQNSPDYLAINPKGRVPALVTDRGVLTETPAMLGYIAQTFPKAKLAPLDDPFDFAQVQSFNSYLCSTVHINHAHKMRGARWATQESSFADMKAMVPKTMAACFALIEQKMFKGPWVMGDQFTTCDPYLHTLSLWLEGDSVDINATPKIADHFKRMSDRPAVRKVMDAQKA, encoded by the coding sequence ATGCTCAAGCTCTACTACGCCACCGGCACCTGCGCGCTCGCCACCTACATGACCCTGGAGGAGGCCGGCGCCGACTACACGGCTGAACGGCTGAGTTTCAAGGACAACCAGCAGAACAGCCCGGACTATCTCGCAATCAACCCGAAGGGGCGCGTGCCGGCGCTGGTGACCGACCGCGGCGTCCTCACCGAGACGCCGGCGATGCTGGGCTACATCGCGCAGACCTTCCCCAAGGCGAAGCTCGCGCCGCTCGACGATCCCTTCGACTTCGCCCAGGTGCAGTCGTTCAACTCCTATCTCTGCTCGACCGTGCACATCAACCATGCCCACAAGATGCGCGGCGCGCGCTGGGCGACGCAGGAGAGTTCGTTCGCCGACATGAAGGCGATGGTCCCCAAGACCATGGCCGCCTGCTTCGCCCTGATCGAGCAGAAGATGTTCAAAGGTCCGTGGGTGATGGGCGACCAGTTCACGACCTGCGATCCCTATCTTCACACCCTCTCGCTCTGGCTCGAAGGCGACAGCGTCGACATCAACGCCACGCCGAAGATCGCCGACCATTTCAAGCGCATGTCGGATCGGCCTGCGGTGCGCAAGGTGATGGACGCGCAGAAGGCGTAA